A single Thermoanaerobaculia bacterium DNA region contains:
- the rplD gene encoding 50S ribosomal protein L4, which translates to MKIAVKNFDNKQVKELDLPAEIFSYPYKEHLIHLAVHAYLAGLRSGTHKTKTRSEVSGAGKKLWKQKGTGRARIGSIRSPLWRKGGTVHGPVPRDYSQDLSTGEKKNALKSVLSRKAKEGRIIVLENLAVPSHKTQELEAILTKVGAEGKILVVDARDNRNLDLASRNHPGWKTVDALAVNVYDVVDRPYFVVSEQALARLVEVLGA; encoded by the coding sequence CTCGATCTCCCCGCGGAGATCTTCTCCTACCCCTACAAAGAGCACCTGATCCACCTTGCGGTGCATGCGTACCTGGCGGGCCTGCGTTCCGGGACCCACAAGACCAAGACGCGGAGCGAGGTGTCGGGCGCCGGCAAGAAGCTCTGGAAGCAGAAGGGCACGGGACGGGCGCGGATCGGAAGCATCCGCAGCCCCCTCTGGCGCAAGGGCGGCACGGTCCACGGACCGGTCCCGCGCGACTACAGCCAGGATCTGTCGACGGGAGAGAAGAAGAACGCTCTCAAGTCGGTGCTTTCGCGCAAGGCGAAGGAGGGCCGCATCATCGTCCTCGAGAACCTGGCCGTCCCGAGCCACAAGACTCAGGAGCTCGAGGCGATCCTCACCAAGGTGGGCGCCGAGGGCAAGATCCTGGTGGTGGACGCGCGCGACAACCGGAATCTGGATCTGGCGTCGCGGAACCATCCGGGATGGAAGACCGTCGACGCGTTGGCGGTCAACGTCTATGACGTCGTCGACAGGCCGTATTTCGTGGTCAGCGAGCAGGCGCTCGCGCGCCTCGTGGAGGTTCTGGGAGCATGA
- a CDS encoding 50S ribosomal protein L23 has product MRIQEIIRRPLITEKSSLQRESTNVLTLEVDMRANKIEIQRAVEAQFKVKVAEVRVAKMHGKVRRQGRFAGRRSDWKKAFVRLAPGEKTIDFFEGA; this is encoded by the coding sequence ATGAGAATCCAGGAGATCATCCGGCGTCCCCTGATCACCGAGAAGTCGAGTCTGCAGCGCGAGAGCACGAACGTGTTGACCCTCGAAGTCGATATGCGGGCCAACAAGATCGAGATTCAGCGCGCAGTGGAGGCTCAGTTCAAGGTCAAGGTTGCTGAAGTGCGGGTCGCCAAGATGCACGGCAAGGTGCGCCGCCAGGGCCGTTTCGCCGGCCGCCGTTCGGACTGGAAGAAGGCTTTCGTCCGTCTGGCTCCCGGTGAGAAGACCATCGATTTCTTCGAAGGCGCGTAA